One genomic segment of Chitinophaga parva includes these proteins:
- the secE gene encoding preprotein translocase subunit SecE, whose amino-acid sequence MNKVRNYFRESYNELVHKVTWPTWSELQSSTVVVLSATIVITLMVWCMDQASNLVLNQYYSMFVK is encoded by the coding sequence ATGAATAAGGTTAGAAACTATTTTCGCGAGTCCTACAATGAGCTGGTACATAAAGTGACCTGGCCCACCTGGAGTGAATTGCAGTCTTCTACCGTGGTTGTGCTGTCTGCTACCATTGTTATTACCCTTATGGTATGGTGTATGGATCAGGCGTCTAACCTGGTGCTGAACCAATATTATTCTATGTTTGTCAAATAA